A single region of the Syngnathoides biaculeatus isolate LvHL_M chromosome 17, ASM1980259v1, whole genome shotgun sequence genome encodes:
- the apc gene encoding adenomatous polyposis coli protein isoform X3, with translation MAAGASYDQLLRQVEVLKMENSNLRQELQDNSNHLTKLETEASNMKEVLKQLQGTIEEDSEEASGSQLELIVRLKEMSLDPAAFKARQRPPAPPSSSSGGAAGGSSGASASRRGPPSVSRDGHERCLDELEKERALLLAELEKEEKEKGWYYAQLLNLTKRIDSLPLSENFTLQTDMSRRQLEFEARQIHAAMEQQLGSRQEMEKRAEARTSRIHHIEKEIVTLGARLQVEASQGSNESSGALAPSQNPPPRLDQEPATETAYSVPRRVTSHLGTKVEMVYSLLSMLGTHDKDDMSRTLLAMSSSQDSCIAMRQSGCLPLLIQLLHGNDKDSLLLGNSRGSKEARARASAALHNIVHSQPDDKRGRREIRVLHLLEQVRHYCEDCWSWQENHERGVDQEDNPSEWTSPRPRRRAYGSVSSGSACGCFRVAVPSPVDHQICPAVCVLMKLSFDEEHRHAMNELGGLQAVAELLQVDCEMLGLSGDHYSVTLRRYAGMALTNLTFGDVANKATLCSMKGCMRAMVTQLKSESEDLQQVIASVLRNLSWRADVNSKKTLREVGSVRALMGCALDVQKESTLKSVLSALWNLSAHCTENKADICSVDGALAFLVGTLTHRSHTNTLAIIESGGGILRNVSSLIATNEAYRHVLRERSCLPTLLQHLKSHSLTIVSNACGTLWNLSARDAKDQEALWELGAVGMLRNLIHSRHKMIAMGSAAALRNLMANRPARYKDASVVSPGAGAPSLHARKQKALFKELDAQQLSETFDNIDNLSPKAAHRKGRSCNGGGGGAANAARSYANTPVLSSPKNADGSKRSADDAAYTRPVFGASVRASSDSLNSVTSVDGYGNRGKTKPSSEPLYSSDDSGANRCCVYRKYPADLAHKIRSVNHMADDDGAEVDTPINYSLKYSDEQLNSGRQSPSHRGRTETDNEDEQADGLRMRSDGAASATANGRVPPPPASCYVVAPASNYGGDAVPEQPIDYSLKYGEISRKPLFEVEDSAENALPPPPAGKPHPPHLPPKGQQESTQTYCVEDTPICFSGGSSLSSLSPEEEEEDANVVARKRQGAEDEQQQQRRRRRRQHKAVESQTAAANAPAVRGRRGQAHAHHHHHHHHHHHQAAAGAGTPKSPPEQPYAQETPLMFSRCTSVSSLDSFSTSSIASSVRSSEPCSGMPSGVISPSDLPDSPGQTMPPSRAKTPPPEALPPPPADSAEEEKAVKKEVDEIGGDVLLHFATESTPHGFSYASSLSALSLDEPFITAEMKMEDGGGGGGDEVREEGGPSRQMLQESDDDDDDDDDTQILEACIIMAMPKSSRKPKKQQQQQPGKASQLPVYKLLPPQRKESLMTEEVPRVYCVEGTPLNFSTATSLSDLTIDSPPNEEAPAAAAAPASPLARRTGPPEGENGDDILAECISAAMPKAKPKKPIRASSGGELVQPPPPPAPPLLTPQQHKKPPGPAGRPLSAAPLKPTSPVKPTQRAASAKVKPGFTFDTPHHYTPIEGTPCCFSRNDSLSSLDFDDDDDKDEDGKRDEDGKRHERDKKAAPVANPPAMDEKQKFAIEDTPVCFSRNSSLSSLSDIDQENNNNEFAAAPPRRRERSDDGDRPAPLPPTRADAKARLCSYAPKAFHVEDTPVCFSRNSSLSSLSIDSEDDLLQECISSAMPKKKKKNAGVALPAAAASPRPAPKDEDGILAEEEPSEAPRSPASPDSESFDWKAIQEGANSIVSSLNAAAASSLSRQGSSDSDSVLSLKSVGSPFRLQPPTGNAPEETAGSKRGGAKVVKPSAGDKKKDGDEEGEELKVVKGRKKVYRSLITGKPRAELAARGRSKPRAAAAAKAPGSGGGSSRDSTPSRSSHKGGRPSQLPRTVSPGKTAANRKTAAANVPKQEKAEPEKPALVRQSTFIKEAPSPTLKRKLEESTTAPCPPDGATSRRQDSVRSQSESPSRPQDAAAAPSRLSRTGTWKRESKHSSSLPRVGTWKRTGSSSSVLSASSESSEKGRSEEEAGVRSKGTWRRAKSAGVGDSFRAEEVWVRLEDCPVNNPRSSSSSRSPNAPPVIPVPAPSKIPSSSSSSSSSSNLNLNLRRSCDTLDEKPPPPHRLQQRSGAVAARVSPFNYTPSPRKSNPDCTASAVVVAAAAAATSARPSLIPTPVTKKREPKGGEGGGGGGGGGGGGGGGERSSYIVTSV, from the exons ATGGCGGCGGGGGCATCGTACGACCAGCTGCTGAGGCAGGTGGAGGTTCTGAAGATGGAGAACTCCAACCTGCGACAGGAGCTGCAAGACAACTCCAACCACCTGACCAAACTGGAGACCGAGGCCTCCAACATGAAG GAAGTGCTGAAGCAGCTTCAGGGCACCATAGAAGAAGACTCTgaggaggcgtccggatcacaGCTGGAACTCATCGTGAGACTGAAAG AGATGAGCCTGGACCCTGCCGCGTTTAAGGCCAGGCAGCGGCCCCCGGCGCCGCCCTCCTCCTCGTCCGGCGGAGCGGCCGGAGGTTCTTCCGGCGCGTCGGCGTCCCGGCGAGGCCCGCCGTCCGTGTCCAGAGACGGCCACGAGCGCTGTCTGGACGAGCTGGAGAAGGAGAG AGCTCTCCTATTGGCCGAGCTGGAGAAGGAGGAAAAGGAGAAAGGCTGGTACTACGCCCAACTTCTCAATCTGACCAAGAGGATCGACAGTCTGCCTCTCAGCGAAAAT TTCACGCTGCAGACGGACATGAGTCGTCGTCAGCTGGAGTTTGAGGCCCGTCAGATCCACGCCGCCATGGAGCAGCAGCTGGGTTCCCGTCAGGAAATGGAGAAGCGAGCCGAG GCCCGCACGTCTCGTATTCATCACATCGAGAAGGAAATCGTCACGCTGGGAGCTCGACTGCAG GTGGAAGCGTCTCAGGGTTCCAACGAGAGCAGCGGCGCTCTGGCGCCGTCCCAG AATCCCCCCCCTCGATTGGACCAGGAGCCGGCCACCGAGACCGCCTACTCTGTGCCTCGACGAGTCACCAGCCACCTTGGAACAAAG GTGGAGATGGTGTACAGCCTTCTGTCCATGCTGGGCACCCACGACAAGGACGACATGTCGCGCACGCTGCTCGCCATGTCCAGCTCGCAGGACTCGTGCATCGCCATGCGCCAGTCGGGCTGCCTGCCGCTTCTCATCCAGCTGCTGCACGGCAACGACAAGGACTCGCTGTTGCTAG GTAACTCCCGCGGCAGCAAGGAGGCTCGCGCCCGCGCCTCGGCCGCGCTGCACAACATCGTGCACAGTCAGCCCGACGACAAACGGGGGCGGCGGGAGATCCGGGTGCTCCACCTGCTGGAGCAGGTGCGGCATTACTGCGAGGACTGTTGGAGCTGGCAGGAGAACCACGAGAGGGGCGTGGACCAGGAGGACAATCCCAGTGAGTGGACGTCGCCTCGGCCCCGTCGGCGGGCGTACGGCTCGGTCTCATCCGGGTCCGCGTGCGGGTGTTTCCGTGTGGCAGTGCCCTCGCCGGTCGACCATCAGATCTGTCCCGCCGTCTGCGTGCTGATGAAGCTTTCCTTCGACGAGGAACACCGCCACGCCATGAACGAGCTCG GTGGTCTGCAGGCGGTGGCGGAGCTGCTTCAAGTAGACTGTGAGATGTTGGGACTGAGCGGCGACCACTACAGCGTCACGCTGCGCCGATACGCCGGCATGGCGCTCACCAACCTGACGTTCGGAGACGTGGCCAACAAG GCCACGCTGTGTTCCATGAAGGGCTGCATGCGCGCCATGGTCACCCAACTCAAGTCTGAAAGCGAAGACCTGCAACAG GTGATCGCCAGCGTATTGAGGAACTTGTCGTGGCGAGCGGACGTCAACAGCAAGAAGACGCTGCGGGAGGTGGGCAGCGTGCGGGCGCTCATGGGATGTGCCCTGGACGTCCAGAAG GAATCCACGCTGAAATCTGTACTGAGCGCGCTCTGGAACCTGTCGGCGCACTGCACGGAGAACAAGGCCGACATCTGCTCGGTGGACGGGGCGCTGGCCTTCCTGGTCGGGACGCTGACGCATCGCAGCCACACAAACACGTTGGCCATCATCGAAAGCGGCGGGGGCATCCTGAGGAACGTCTCCAGCCTCATCGCCACCAACGAGGCGTACAG ACACGTCCTGCGGGAGCGCAGCTGCTTGCCCACCCTGCTGCAGCACCTCAAGTCTCACAGCCTGACCATCGTGTCCAACGCCTGCGGAACCCTCTGGAACCTGTCGGCGCGCGACGCCAAGGATCAGGAGGCCTTGTGGGAACTGGGCGCCGTGGGAATGCTGCGGAACCTCATCCATTCCCGTCACAAAATGATCGCCATGGGCAGCGCCGCCGCCCTGCGGAACCTGATGGCCAACCGGCCGGCTCGCTACAAGGACGCCAGCGTGGTTTCGCCCGGGGCGGGGGCCCCCTCGCTGCACGCCCGCAAACAGAAAGCGCTATTCAAGGAGTTAGACGCCCAACAGTTGTCGGAGACCTTCGACAACATCGACAATCTGAGCCCCAAGGCGGCGCACAGGAAGGGGAGGAGCTgcaacggcggcggcgggggagcGGCCAACGCCGCCCGCTCCTACGCCAACACGCCGGTTCTGTCCAGTCCCAAAAACGCAGACGGGTCCAAGCGAAGCGCCGACGACGCGGCGTACACCCGGCCCGTTTTCGGCGCCAGCGTGCGAGCGTCCAGCGACAGTCTCAACAGCGTCACCAGCGTCGACGGCTACGGGAACCGTGGCAAAACTAAACCGTCATCGGAACCGCTCTACTCCTCAGACGACAGCGGCGCCAACAGATGCTGCGTCTACAGGAAGTACCCGGCTGACCTGGCGCACAAGATTCGCAGCGTCAACCACATGGCGGATGACGACGGCGCCGAGGTGGACACGCCCATAAACTACAGCCTCAAGTACTCGGACGAGCAGCTGAATTCTGGGAGACAGAGTCCGAGCCACCGTGGCAGGACCGAGACCGACAACGAAGACGAGCAGGCCGACGGTCTGCGGATGAGGAGCGACGGCGCCGCCTCCGCGACGGCCAACGGCCGCGTGCCGCCCCCGCCGGCTTCTTGCTACGTCGTCGCGCCGGCGTCCAACTACGGCGGCGACGCGGTCCCCGAGCAGCCCATCGACTACAGCCTGAAATACGGCGAGATTTCACGGAAGCCTCTCTTCGAGGTGGAAGACTCGGCGGAAAACGCCCTCCCTCCGCCCCCGGCGGGCAAGCCCCACCCGCCTCACCTCCCACCCAAGGGTCAGCAGGAGTCGACGCAGACCTACTGCGTGGAGGACACGCCCATCTGCTTCTCTGGAGGAAGCTCGCTGTCGTCGCTGTCgcccgaggaagaggaggaggacgccAACGTGGTGGCGAGGAAGAGGCAGGGCGCCGAGgacgagcagcagcagcagcggcggcggcggcggcggcagcacaAGGCGGTGGAAAGCCAGACGGCCGCGGCCAACGCCCCTGCCGTACGAGGACGTCGCGGCCAAGCCCacgcccaccaccaccaccaccaccaccaccaccaccatcaagCGGCGGCGGGCGCCGGGACCCCGAAGAGCCCGCCGGAGCAGCCGTACGCTCAGGAGACGCCGCTGATGTTCAGCCGCTGCACGTCTGTAAGCTCCCTGGATAGCTTCTCCACGTCCTCCATCGCCAGCTCGGTGCGCTCCAGTGAGCCGTGCAGCGGGATGCCGAGCGGCGTGATCAGCCCCAGCGACCTGCCCGACAGCCCCGGCCAGACCATGCCCCCGAGCCGCGCCAAGACACCCCCGCCGGAGGCGCTGCCGCCGCCTCCCGCCGACAGCGCCGAGGAAGAGAAGGCGGTCAAGAAGGAGGTGGACGAGATCGGCGGAGACGTCCTGCTGCACTTCGCCACAGAGAGCACGCCGCACGGCTTCTCCTACGCCTCCAGTTTAAGCGCGCTCAGCCTGGACGAGCCCTTCATCacggcggaaatgaagatggaggacggcggcggcggcggcggcgacgaggTCCGCGAGGAGGGCGGGCCGTCGCGACAGATGCTGCAGGAGtcagacgacgacgacgacgacgacgacgatacTCAGATCTTGGAAGCGTGCATCATCATGGCCATGCCCAAGTCGTCACGGAAACCAAAGaagcaacagcagcaacaaccAGGCAAAGCCAGCCAGCTTCCTGTCTACAAGCTCCTCCCCCCACAGAGGAAGGAGTCGCTGATGACGGAGGAGGTTCCGCGTGTCTACTGCGTGGAGGGGACTCCGCTCAACTTTTCAACCGCCACGTCGCTCAGCGACCTCACCATCGACTCTCCGCCCAACGAGGAGGcccctgccgccgccgccgcgcccgCGTCCCCCCTGGCGCGTCGCACCGGACCTCCAGAGGGCGAGAACGGTGACGACATCCTGGCCGAGTGCATCAGTGCCGCCATGCCCAAAGCGAAACCCAAGAAGCCCATCAGAGCGTCCTCCGGCGGTGAGCTAGTccaacccccccctcctccgGCCCCGCCCCTTCTAACTCCCCAGCAGCACAAGAAGCCCCCCGGTCCGGCCGGACGCCCCCTGTCCGCCGCGCCGCTGAAGCCCACGTCGCCGGTGAAGCCCACCCAGCGCGCCGCGTCGGCCAAGGTCAAGCCGGGCTTCACCTTCGACACGCCGCACCACTACACGCCGATCGAGGGCACGCCGTGCTGCTTCTCCCGCAACGACTCGCTCAGCTCGCTCGActtcgacgacgacgacgacaaggaCGAGGACGGCAAACGCGACGAAGACGGGAAGCGGCACGAGCGGGACAAAAAAGCGGCGCCCGTCGCAAACCCTCCTGCCATGGACGAGAAGCAAAAGTTCGCCATTGAGGACACGCCCGTCTGCTTCTCCAGGAACTCCTCCCTCAGTTCTTTGAGTGACATCGAccaggaaaacaacaacaacgagttCGCCGCCGCCCCCCCGCGGCGGCGAGAGCGATCCGATgacggcgaccggcccgcgccGCTTCCTCCGACGCGGGCGGACGCCAAAGCGCGCCTGTGCAGCTACGCGCCCAAAGCCTTCCACGTCGAGGACACGCCCGTCTGCTTCTCCAGGAACTCGTCGCTCAGCTCGCTCAGCATCGACTCCGAAGACGACCTCCTGCAGGAATGCATCAGCTCCGCCAtgcccaagaagaagaaaaagaacgcCGGCGTGGCCcttcccgccgccgccgcgtcgcCGCGCCCCGCGCCCAAAGACGAGGACGGGATTCTAGCCGAAGAGGAGCCTTCGGAGGCCCCGCGAAGTCCCGCCTCCCCCGACTCGGAATCCTTCGATTGGAAGGCCATTCAAGAAGGCGCCAACTCCATTGTCAGCAGCCtcaacgccgccgccgcctcgtcGCTCTCCCGCCAAGGGTCGTCAGACTCGGACTCTGTGCTGTCCCTCAAATCCGTGGGCTCGCCGTTCCGCCTGCAGCCGCCTACCGGTAACGCTCCCGAGGAGACGGCGGGCTCCAAGCGAGGCGGCGCCAAGGTGGTCAAACCGTCTGCGGGTGACAAAAAGAAGGACGGAgatgaggagggggaggagctgAAGGTGGTGAAGGGCAGGAAGAAGGTCTACCGGAGTCTGATCACAGGCAAGCCCAGGGCGGAGCTCGCCGCCAGGGGGCGGAGCAAACCCAGAGCGGCCGCCGCGGCAAAAGCGCCGGGAAGCGGCGGCGGCTCGTCGCGCGATTCCACGCCGTCGCGCTCCTCTCATAAAGGAGGGAGACCCTCGCAGTTGCCGCGGACGGTGTCGCCGGGTAAGACGGCGGCCAACCGCAAAACGGCCGCGGCCAACGTCCCAAAGCAGGAGAAAGCGGAACCTGAAAAGCCCGCACTTGTGCGCCAGTCCACTTTCATCAAGGAGGCGCCCAGTCCCACGCTCAAGAGGAAGCTGGAAGAGTCCACCACAGCTCCCTGTCCGCCGGACGGCGCAACCTCCAGGAGGCAAGACAGCGTCCGCTCACAATCCGAGAGCCCGTCGCGCCCTCaagacgccgccgccgcgcctTCGCGCTTGAGTCGCACGGGAACCTGGAAGCGCGAGAGCAAACATTCCAGCTCGTTGCCTCGCGTGGGAACCTGGAAGCGAACCGGAAGCTCCTCCTCGGTCCTCTCGGCCTCTTCGGAGTCCAGCGAGAAGGGGCGGAGCGAGGAGGAAGCCGGCGTTCGTTCCAAAGGAACGTGGCGGCGAGCCAAAAGCGCCGGCGTGGGAGACTCCTTCCGCGCTGAGGAAGTCTGGGTGCGTCTGGAGGATTGCCCCGTCAACAACCCgcgctcgtcgtcgtcgtcgcgctCGCCCAACGCGCCGCCGGTCATCCCCGTCCCCGCCCCCTCCAAaatcccctcctcctcctcctcctcgtcctcgtcctccaacCTCAACCTCAACCTACGGCGCAGCTGCGACACCTTGGATGAGAAACCGCCGCCGCCCCATCGCCTTCAACAGCGTAGCGGTGCCGTCGCCGCCAGGGTCAGCCCCTTCAACTACACGCCCAGTCCCAGGAAGAGCAACCCCGACTGCACCGCCTCggccgtcgtcgtcgccgccgccgccgccgcgacaTCCGCGCGGCCCTCGCTCATTCCTACCCCCGTCACGAAGAAGCGGGAGCCCAAAGGCggcgaaggaggaggaggaggaggaggaggaggaggcggcggcgggggcggcgagCGCAGCTCTTACATCGTCACGTCTGTGTAA